A part of Vulpes lagopus strain Blue_001 chromosome 4, ASM1834538v1, whole genome shotgun sequence genomic DNA contains:
- the HMGCR gene encoding 3-hydroxy-3-methylglutaryl-Coenzyme A reductase isoform X3 → MLSRLFRMHGLFVASHPWEVIVGTVTLTICMMSMNMFTGNDKICGWNYECPKFEEDVLSSDIIILTITRCIAILYIYFQFQNLRQLGSKYILGIAGLFTIFSSFVFSTVVIHFLDKELTGLNEALPFFLLLIDLSRASALAKFALSSNSQDEVRENIARGMAILGPTFTLDALVECLVIGVGTMSGVRQLEIMCCFGCMSVLANYFVFMTFFPACVSLVLELSRESREGRPIWQLSHFARVLEEEENKPNPVTQRVKMIMSLGLVLVHAHSRWIADPSPQNSTSENSRVSLGLDENVSKRIEPSVSLWQFYLSKMISMDIEQVVTLGLALLLAVKYIFFEQAETESTLSLKNPITSPVVTPKKVPDDCCRREPVLVRNSQKVHAAEEETRINRERKVEVIKPFVAETDTSSRATFVVGNSSLLDTLVEVETQEPEIELPMEPRPNEECLQILGNAEKGAKFLSDAEIIQLVNAKHIPAYKLETLMETHERGVSIRRQLLSRKLPEPSSLQYLPYRDYNYSLVMGACCENVIGYMPIPVGVAGPLCLDGKEFQVPMATTEGCLVASTNRGCRAIGLGGGASSRILADGMTRGPVVRLPRACDSAEVKAWLETPEGFTVIKEAFDSTSRFARLQKLHMSMAGRNLYIRFQSRSGDAMGMNMISKGTEKALSKLHEHFPEMQILAVSGNYCTDKKPAAINWIEGRGKSVVCEAVIPAKVVREVLKTTTEAMIEVNINKNLVGSAMAGSIGGYNAHAANIVTAIYIACGQDAAQNVGSSNCITLMEASGPTNEDLYISCTMPSIEIGTVGGGTNLLPQQACLQMLGVQGACKDNPGENARQLARIVCGTVMAGELSLMAALAAGHLVKSHMIHNRSKINLQDLQGTCAKKAA, encoded by the exons ATGTTGTCAAGACTTTTCCGAATGCACGGCCTTTTTGTGGCCTCCCATCCTTGGGAAGTAATAGTGGGGACAGTGACACTGACCATCTGTATGATGTCCATGAACATGTTTACTGGTAACGATAAGATCTGTGGTTGGAATTATGAGTGTCCAAAGTTTGAAGAG GATGTTTTAAGCAGTGATATTATAATTCTGACAATAACACGATGCATAGCAATCCTGTATATTTACTTCCAGTTCCAGAATTTACGTCAACTTggatcaaaatatattttgg GTATTGCTGGCCTCTTCAcaattttttcaagttttgtgtTCAGTACAGTTGTCATTCATTTCTTAGATAAAGAATTGACAGGCTTGAA tgaagcTTTACCCTTCTTCCTACTTCTGATTGACCTTTCCAGAGCAAGTGCTCTAGCAAAATTTGCCCTCAGTTCCAACTCACAg GATGAAGTACGGGAAAATATTGCTCGTGGAATGGCAATTTTAGGTCCCACGTTCACCCTTGATGCTCTTGTAGAGTGTCTGGTGATTGGAGTTGGTACCATGTCAG GGGTGCGTCAACTTGAAATTATGTGCTGCTTTGGCTGTATGTCAGTTCTTGCCAACTACTTCGTGTTTATGACTTTCTTCCCAGCTTGCGTTTCCTTGGTTTTAGAG CTTTCTCGGGAAAGCCGCGAGGGTCGTCCTATTTGGCAACTGAGCCATTTTGCTCGAgttttagaagaagaagaaaataaaccaaatccTGTTACTCAGAGAGTTAAGATGATTATG TCTCTAGGCTTGGTTCTTGTTCATGCCCATAGTCGCTGGATAGCAGATCCTTCTCCTCAAAACAGTACATCAGAAAACTCCAGGGTTTCTTTAGGACTGGATGAAAATGTGTCCAAGAGAATTGAACCAAGTGTTTCCCTTTGGCAGTTTTATCTCTCCAA aatgaTCAGCATGGATATTGAACAAGTTGTTACCCTAGGTTTAGCTCTCCTTCTGGCTGTcaagtatatcttctttgaacAAGCTGAGACCGAATCTACACTCTCATTAAAAAACCCTATAACATCGCCTGTAGTGACCCCCAAAAAAGTCCCAGATGATTGTTGTAGACGTGAACCTGTGCTGGTCAGGAATAGCCAGAAAGTCCATGCAGCAGAGGAGGAGACAAGgataaacagagaaagaaaag TTGAGGTCATAAAACCCTTTGTGGCAGAAACTGACACCTCAAGCAGAGCTACGTTTGTGGTTGGTAACTCCTCCTTACTTGATACTTTGGTggaagtagagacacaggaaCCTGAAATTGAACTTCCCATGGAGCCTCGGCCTAATGAAGAATGTCTACAGATACTTGGGAATGCAGag aaAGGTGCAAAATTCCTTAGTGATGCGGAGATCATCCAATTAGTCAATGCTAAGCATATCCCAGCTTATAAGTTGGAAACTCTGATGGAAACCCATGAACGAGGTGTATCTATTCGCCGACAGTTACTTTCCAGAAAACTTCCAGAGCCTTCTTCTCTCCAGTATCTACCGTACAGGGACTATAATTACTCCTTG GTGATGGGAGCTTGTTGTGAAAATGTTATTGGATATATGCCCATCCCTGTTGGAGTGGCAGGGCCTCTGTGCTTGGATGGAAAAGAATTTCAGGTTCCGATGGCCACAACAGAAGGTTGTCTCGTGGCCAGCACTAATAGAGGCTGCAGAGCAATAGGT CTTGGTGGAGGTGCCAGCAGTCGAATCCTTGCAGATGGGATGACTCGTGGCCCGGTGGTACGTCTTCCCCGTGCTTGTGACTCTGCAGAAGTGAAGGCCTGGCTTGAGACACCTGAAGGGTTCACAGTGATAAAGGAGGCTTTTGACAGTACCAGCAG ATTTGCACGTCTGCAGAAACTTCATATGAGTATGGCTGGTCGCAATCTTTATATCCGTTTCCAGTCCAGGTCAGGTGATGCAATGGGGATGAACATGATTTCAAAG GGCACAGAGAAGGCACTTTCAAAACTTCATGAGCATTTTCCTGAAATGCAGATTCTAGCAGTTAGTGGTAACTACTGTACTGACAAGAAACCTGCTGCTATAAATTGGatagaaggaagaggaaagtctGTGGTTTGTGAAGCTGTCATTCCAGCCAAGGTTGTGAGAGAA GTATTAAAGACTACCACAGAAGCTATGATTGAGGTCAACATTAATAAGAATCTGGTAGGCTCTGCAATGGCTGGGAGTATCGGAGGCTACAATGCCCACGCGGCAAACATCGTGACTGCCATCTACATTGCCTGTGGACAG gatgcAGCACAGAATGTTGGCAGTTCAAACTGTATTACTTTAATGGAAGCAAGTGGTCCCACAAATGAAGATTTGTATATCAGTTGCACCATGCCGTCTATAGAAATAGGAACCGTGGGCGGTGGCACCAACCTGCTCCCTCAGCAAGCCTGTTTACAG ATGCTAGGTGTTCAAGGAGCGTGCAAGGACAACCCTGGGGAGAATGCCCGGCAGCTTGCCAGGATCGTGTGCGGTACAGTGATGGCCGGGGAGTTGTCACTGATGGCAGCGTTGGCAGCCGGACATCTCGTCAAAAGTCACATGATTCACAACAG GTCAAAGATAAATTTACAAGACCTCCAAGGAACTTGCGCTAAGAAGGCTGCTTGA
- the HMGCR gene encoding 3-hydroxy-3-methylglutaryl-Coenzyme A reductase isoform X2, with the protein MPLATADEGSKDSVATMLSRLFRMHGLFVASHPWEVIVGTVTLTICMMSMNMFTGNDKICGWNYECPKFEEDVLSSDIIILTITRCIAILYIYFQFQNLRQLGSKYILGIAGLFTIFSSFVFSTVVIHFLDKELTGLNEALPFFLLLIDLSRASALAKFALSSNSQDEVRENIARGMAILGPTFTLDALVECLVIGVGTMSGVRQLEIMCCFGCMSVLANYFVFMTFFPACVSLVLELSRESREGRPIWQLSHFARVLEEEENKPNPVTQRVKMIMSLGLVLVHAHSRWIADPSPQNSTSENSRVSLGLDENVSKRIEPSVSLWQFYLSKMISMDIEQVVTLGLALLLAVKYIFFEQAETESTLSLKNPITSPVVTPKKVPDDCCRREPVLVRNSQKVHAAEEETRINRERKVEVIKPFVAETDTSSRATFVVGNSSLLDTLVEVETQEPEIELPMEPRPNEECLQILGNAEKGAKFLSDAEIIQLVNAKHIPAYKLETLMETHERGVSIRRQLLSRKLPEPSSLQYLPYRDYNYSLVMGACCENVIGYMPIPVGVAGPLCLDGKEFQVPMATTEGCLVASTNRGCRAIGLGGGASSRILADGMTRGPVVRLPRACDSAEVKAWLETPEGFTVIKEAFDSTSRFARLQKLHMSMAGRNLYIRFQSRSGDAMGMNMISKGTEKALSKLHEHFPEMQILAVSGNYCTDKKPAAINWIEGRGKSVVCEAVIPAKVVREVLKTTTEAMIEVNINKNLVGSAMAGSIGGYNAHAANIVTAIYIACGQDAAQNVGSSNCITLMEASGPTNEDLYISCTMPSIEIGTVGGGTNLLPQQACLQMLGVQGACKDNPGENARQLARIVCGTVMAGELSLMAALAAGHLVKSHMIHNRSKINLQDLQGTCAKKAA; encoded by the exons ATGCCACTTGCAACTGCTGATGAAG GATCCAAGGATTCTGTAGCTACAATGTTGTCAAGACTTTTCCGAATGCACGGCCTTTTTGTGGCCTCCCATCCTTGGGAAGTAATAGTGGGGACAGTGACACTGACCATCTGTATGATGTCCATGAACATGTTTACTGGTAACGATAAGATCTGTGGTTGGAATTATGAGTGTCCAAAGTTTGAAGAG GATGTTTTAAGCAGTGATATTATAATTCTGACAATAACACGATGCATAGCAATCCTGTATATTTACTTCCAGTTCCAGAATTTACGTCAACTTggatcaaaatatattttgg GTATTGCTGGCCTCTTCAcaattttttcaagttttgtgtTCAGTACAGTTGTCATTCATTTCTTAGATAAAGAATTGACAGGCTTGAA tgaagcTTTACCCTTCTTCCTACTTCTGATTGACCTTTCCAGAGCAAGTGCTCTAGCAAAATTTGCCCTCAGTTCCAACTCACAg GATGAAGTACGGGAAAATATTGCTCGTGGAATGGCAATTTTAGGTCCCACGTTCACCCTTGATGCTCTTGTAGAGTGTCTGGTGATTGGAGTTGGTACCATGTCAG GGGTGCGTCAACTTGAAATTATGTGCTGCTTTGGCTGTATGTCAGTTCTTGCCAACTACTTCGTGTTTATGACTTTCTTCCCAGCTTGCGTTTCCTTGGTTTTAGAG CTTTCTCGGGAAAGCCGCGAGGGTCGTCCTATTTGGCAACTGAGCCATTTTGCTCGAgttttagaagaagaagaaaataaaccaaatccTGTTACTCAGAGAGTTAAGATGATTATG TCTCTAGGCTTGGTTCTTGTTCATGCCCATAGTCGCTGGATAGCAGATCCTTCTCCTCAAAACAGTACATCAGAAAACTCCAGGGTTTCTTTAGGACTGGATGAAAATGTGTCCAAGAGAATTGAACCAAGTGTTTCCCTTTGGCAGTTTTATCTCTCCAA aatgaTCAGCATGGATATTGAACAAGTTGTTACCCTAGGTTTAGCTCTCCTTCTGGCTGTcaagtatatcttctttgaacAAGCTGAGACCGAATCTACACTCTCATTAAAAAACCCTATAACATCGCCTGTAGTGACCCCCAAAAAAGTCCCAGATGATTGTTGTAGACGTGAACCTGTGCTGGTCAGGAATAGCCAGAAAGTCCATGCAGCAGAGGAGGAGACAAGgataaacagagaaagaaaag TTGAGGTCATAAAACCCTTTGTGGCAGAAACTGACACCTCAAGCAGAGCTACGTTTGTGGTTGGTAACTCCTCCTTACTTGATACTTTGGTggaagtagagacacaggaaCCTGAAATTGAACTTCCCATGGAGCCTCGGCCTAATGAAGAATGTCTACAGATACTTGGGAATGCAGag aaAGGTGCAAAATTCCTTAGTGATGCGGAGATCATCCAATTAGTCAATGCTAAGCATATCCCAGCTTATAAGTTGGAAACTCTGATGGAAACCCATGAACGAGGTGTATCTATTCGCCGACAGTTACTTTCCAGAAAACTTCCAGAGCCTTCTTCTCTCCAGTATCTACCGTACAGGGACTATAATTACTCCTTG GTGATGGGAGCTTGTTGTGAAAATGTTATTGGATATATGCCCATCCCTGTTGGAGTGGCAGGGCCTCTGTGCTTGGATGGAAAAGAATTTCAGGTTCCGATGGCCACAACAGAAGGTTGTCTCGTGGCCAGCACTAATAGAGGCTGCAGAGCAATAGGT CTTGGTGGAGGTGCCAGCAGTCGAATCCTTGCAGATGGGATGACTCGTGGCCCGGTGGTACGTCTTCCCCGTGCTTGTGACTCTGCAGAAGTGAAGGCCTGGCTTGAGACACCTGAAGGGTTCACAGTGATAAAGGAGGCTTTTGACAGTACCAGCAG ATTTGCACGTCTGCAGAAACTTCATATGAGTATGGCTGGTCGCAATCTTTATATCCGTTTCCAGTCCAGGTCAGGTGATGCAATGGGGATGAACATGATTTCAAAG GGCACAGAGAAGGCACTTTCAAAACTTCATGAGCATTTTCCTGAAATGCAGATTCTAGCAGTTAGTGGTAACTACTGTACTGACAAGAAACCTGCTGCTATAAATTGGatagaaggaagaggaaagtctGTGGTTTGTGAAGCTGTCATTCCAGCCAAGGTTGTGAGAGAA GTATTAAAGACTACCACAGAAGCTATGATTGAGGTCAACATTAATAAGAATCTGGTAGGCTCTGCAATGGCTGGGAGTATCGGAGGCTACAATGCCCACGCGGCAAACATCGTGACTGCCATCTACATTGCCTGTGGACAG gatgcAGCACAGAATGTTGGCAGTTCAAACTGTATTACTTTAATGGAAGCAAGTGGTCCCACAAATGAAGATTTGTATATCAGTTGCACCATGCCGTCTATAGAAATAGGAACCGTGGGCGGTGGCACCAACCTGCTCCCTCAGCAAGCCTGTTTACAG ATGCTAGGTGTTCAAGGAGCGTGCAAGGACAACCCTGGGGAGAATGCCCGGCAGCTTGCCAGGATCGTGTGCGGTACAGTGATGGCCGGGGAGTTGTCACTGATGGCAGCGTTGGCAGCCGGACATCTCGTCAAAAGTCACATGATTCACAACAG GTCAAAGATAAATTTACAAGACCTCCAAGGAACTTGCGCTAAGAAGGCTGCTTGA
- the HMGCR gene encoding 3-hydroxy-3-methylglutaryl-Coenzyme A reductase isoform X1 — MRNKTQGGRLKSTNKHRQMHATFIDISDCQPFKIETHRSKDSVATMLSRLFRMHGLFVASHPWEVIVGTVTLTICMMSMNMFTGNDKICGWNYECPKFEEDVLSSDIIILTITRCIAILYIYFQFQNLRQLGSKYILGIAGLFTIFSSFVFSTVVIHFLDKELTGLNEALPFFLLLIDLSRASALAKFALSSNSQDEVRENIARGMAILGPTFTLDALVECLVIGVGTMSGVRQLEIMCCFGCMSVLANYFVFMTFFPACVSLVLELSRESREGRPIWQLSHFARVLEEEENKPNPVTQRVKMIMSLGLVLVHAHSRWIADPSPQNSTSENSRVSLGLDENVSKRIEPSVSLWQFYLSKMISMDIEQVVTLGLALLLAVKYIFFEQAETESTLSLKNPITSPVVTPKKVPDDCCRREPVLVRNSQKVHAAEEETRINRERKVEVIKPFVAETDTSSRATFVVGNSSLLDTLVEVETQEPEIELPMEPRPNEECLQILGNAEKGAKFLSDAEIIQLVNAKHIPAYKLETLMETHERGVSIRRQLLSRKLPEPSSLQYLPYRDYNYSLVMGACCENVIGYMPIPVGVAGPLCLDGKEFQVPMATTEGCLVASTNRGCRAIGLGGGASSRILADGMTRGPVVRLPRACDSAEVKAWLETPEGFTVIKEAFDSTSRFARLQKLHMSMAGRNLYIRFQSRSGDAMGMNMISKGTEKALSKLHEHFPEMQILAVSGNYCTDKKPAAINWIEGRGKSVVCEAVIPAKVVREVLKTTTEAMIEVNINKNLVGSAMAGSIGGYNAHAANIVTAIYIACGQDAAQNVGSSNCITLMEASGPTNEDLYISCTMPSIEIGTVGGGTNLLPQQACLQMLGVQGACKDNPGENARQLARIVCGTVMAGELSLMAALAAGHLVKSHMIHNRSKINLQDLQGTCAKKAA; from the exons ATGAGGAACAAGACTCAGGGAGGAAGGTTGAAAAGCACGAATAAGCACAGGCAGATGCATGCCACATTTATAGATATTAGTGACTGCCAGCCTTTTAAAATTGAGACACACA GATCCAAGGATTCTGTAGCTACAATGTTGTCAAGACTTTTCCGAATGCACGGCCTTTTTGTGGCCTCCCATCCTTGGGAAGTAATAGTGGGGACAGTGACACTGACCATCTGTATGATGTCCATGAACATGTTTACTGGTAACGATAAGATCTGTGGTTGGAATTATGAGTGTCCAAAGTTTGAAGAG GATGTTTTAAGCAGTGATATTATAATTCTGACAATAACACGATGCATAGCAATCCTGTATATTTACTTCCAGTTCCAGAATTTACGTCAACTTggatcaaaatatattttgg GTATTGCTGGCCTCTTCAcaattttttcaagttttgtgtTCAGTACAGTTGTCATTCATTTCTTAGATAAAGAATTGACAGGCTTGAA tgaagcTTTACCCTTCTTCCTACTTCTGATTGACCTTTCCAGAGCAAGTGCTCTAGCAAAATTTGCCCTCAGTTCCAACTCACAg GATGAAGTACGGGAAAATATTGCTCGTGGAATGGCAATTTTAGGTCCCACGTTCACCCTTGATGCTCTTGTAGAGTGTCTGGTGATTGGAGTTGGTACCATGTCAG GGGTGCGTCAACTTGAAATTATGTGCTGCTTTGGCTGTATGTCAGTTCTTGCCAACTACTTCGTGTTTATGACTTTCTTCCCAGCTTGCGTTTCCTTGGTTTTAGAG CTTTCTCGGGAAAGCCGCGAGGGTCGTCCTATTTGGCAACTGAGCCATTTTGCTCGAgttttagaagaagaagaaaataaaccaaatccTGTTACTCAGAGAGTTAAGATGATTATG TCTCTAGGCTTGGTTCTTGTTCATGCCCATAGTCGCTGGATAGCAGATCCTTCTCCTCAAAACAGTACATCAGAAAACTCCAGGGTTTCTTTAGGACTGGATGAAAATGTGTCCAAGAGAATTGAACCAAGTGTTTCCCTTTGGCAGTTTTATCTCTCCAA aatgaTCAGCATGGATATTGAACAAGTTGTTACCCTAGGTTTAGCTCTCCTTCTGGCTGTcaagtatatcttctttgaacAAGCTGAGACCGAATCTACACTCTCATTAAAAAACCCTATAACATCGCCTGTAGTGACCCCCAAAAAAGTCCCAGATGATTGTTGTAGACGTGAACCTGTGCTGGTCAGGAATAGCCAGAAAGTCCATGCAGCAGAGGAGGAGACAAGgataaacagagaaagaaaag TTGAGGTCATAAAACCCTTTGTGGCAGAAACTGACACCTCAAGCAGAGCTACGTTTGTGGTTGGTAACTCCTCCTTACTTGATACTTTGGTggaagtagagacacaggaaCCTGAAATTGAACTTCCCATGGAGCCTCGGCCTAATGAAGAATGTCTACAGATACTTGGGAATGCAGag aaAGGTGCAAAATTCCTTAGTGATGCGGAGATCATCCAATTAGTCAATGCTAAGCATATCCCAGCTTATAAGTTGGAAACTCTGATGGAAACCCATGAACGAGGTGTATCTATTCGCCGACAGTTACTTTCCAGAAAACTTCCAGAGCCTTCTTCTCTCCAGTATCTACCGTACAGGGACTATAATTACTCCTTG GTGATGGGAGCTTGTTGTGAAAATGTTATTGGATATATGCCCATCCCTGTTGGAGTGGCAGGGCCTCTGTGCTTGGATGGAAAAGAATTTCAGGTTCCGATGGCCACAACAGAAGGTTGTCTCGTGGCCAGCACTAATAGAGGCTGCAGAGCAATAGGT CTTGGTGGAGGTGCCAGCAGTCGAATCCTTGCAGATGGGATGACTCGTGGCCCGGTGGTACGTCTTCCCCGTGCTTGTGACTCTGCAGAAGTGAAGGCCTGGCTTGAGACACCTGAAGGGTTCACAGTGATAAAGGAGGCTTTTGACAGTACCAGCAG ATTTGCACGTCTGCAGAAACTTCATATGAGTATGGCTGGTCGCAATCTTTATATCCGTTTCCAGTCCAGGTCAGGTGATGCAATGGGGATGAACATGATTTCAAAG GGCACAGAGAAGGCACTTTCAAAACTTCATGAGCATTTTCCTGAAATGCAGATTCTAGCAGTTAGTGGTAACTACTGTACTGACAAGAAACCTGCTGCTATAAATTGGatagaaggaagaggaaagtctGTGGTTTGTGAAGCTGTCATTCCAGCCAAGGTTGTGAGAGAA GTATTAAAGACTACCACAGAAGCTATGATTGAGGTCAACATTAATAAGAATCTGGTAGGCTCTGCAATGGCTGGGAGTATCGGAGGCTACAATGCCCACGCGGCAAACATCGTGACTGCCATCTACATTGCCTGTGGACAG gatgcAGCACAGAATGTTGGCAGTTCAAACTGTATTACTTTAATGGAAGCAAGTGGTCCCACAAATGAAGATTTGTATATCAGTTGCACCATGCCGTCTATAGAAATAGGAACCGTGGGCGGTGGCACCAACCTGCTCCCTCAGCAAGCCTGTTTACAG ATGCTAGGTGTTCAAGGAGCGTGCAAGGACAACCCTGGGGAGAATGCCCGGCAGCTTGCCAGGATCGTGTGCGGTACAGTGATGGCCGGGGAGTTGTCACTGATGGCAGCGTTGGCAGCCGGACATCTCGTCAAAAGTCACATGATTCACAACAG GTCAAAGATAAATTTACAAGACCTCCAAGGAACTTGCGCTAAGAAGGCTGCTTGA